One Monomorium pharaonis isolate MP-MQ-018 chromosome 4, ASM1337386v2, whole genome shotgun sequence DNA segment encodes these proteins:
- the LOC105836134 gene encoding signal recognition particle receptor subunit alpha homolog, with product MLDLFTIFSKGGIVLWCFQSTSQIFAPSVNALIRSVILQERTGNHIFEHDSLRLQYKLDNEFELVFVVAYQKILQLSYVDKFLNDIHLEFRDRFKNELENSNWFSNFDFEQSYHIVLERAEHWSRSQAKIPKQMRTFDESQKSKKTVASMIERKDEKDDRKQGKRKKVNNCNGDYHTKIQDVPKQELPKQQMEHNGELNEETLIANRIKLAQKMAGQKKKADKQKSPKPEKAGKKPRIWELGGTTKDLATLERTKDKPEENDDYVAANTALVGQMKGSIRDLEVNSESEDSSDQEEIEQQSKQQVQKKTSMFSMFKSLVGSKSLKQDDMLPVLEKLKDHLITKNVAADIAQKLCDSVGTKLEGKILGTFDSVTNTVKATLTDALVQILSPKRRIDILRDALEAKKSNKPYVMTFCGVNGVGKSTNLAKICFWLIENNFRVLIAACDTFRAGAVEQLRTHMRHLNALHPPEKHGNQSMVQLYEKGYGKDAAGIAMEAIRFAKDSRIDVVLVDTAGRMQDNEPLMRALAKLIKVNEPDLVLFVGEALVGNEAVDQLVKFNQALADYSQSANPHIIDGIVLTKFDTIDDKVGAAITMTYITGQPIVFVGTGQTYTDLKSLNAKAVVHALMK from the exons GAACGTACAGGGAACCACATTTTTGAGCATGACTCCTTACGACTACAGTATAAACTCGACAATGAATTCGAGTTGGTATTTGTGGTGGCATATCAGAAGATACTGCAGTTATCTTATGTGGATAAATTCCTGAATGACATCCATTTAGAGTTTAGGGATCGCTTCAAGAATGAGCTCGAGAACTCCAACTGGTTCAGCAACTTTGATTTTGAACAATCCTATCATATAGTACTGGAACGGGCTGAACACTGGTCACGCTCACAGGCTAAGATACCGAAGCAAATGCGCACTTTTGATGAGAGTCAGAAATCTAAAAAGACTGTCGCTAGTATGATTGAGAGAAAAGACGAGAAAGACGATAGGAAACAAG GTAAAAGGAAGAAAGTGAATAACTGTAATGGGGATTATCACA CAAAAATTCAAGATGTTCCAAAACAGGAATTGCCAAAACAACAAATGGAACATAACGGGGAACTTAATGAGGAAACACTAATCGCCAATCGTATAAAGCTCGCTCAAAAAATGGCGGGGCAAAAGAAGAAAGCTGACAAACA gaaAAGTCCTAAACCTGAGAAAGCTGGCAAGAAACCACGCATCTGGGAATTGGGTGGCACTACCAAGGATCTTGCTACACTAGAGCGAACTAAAGATAAACCTGAAGAGAATGATGATTATGTGGCAGCCAATACagct CTCGTTGGACAGATGAAAGGTAGCATACGCGATCTCGAAGTGAACAGCGAATCTGAGGATAGTTCCGATCAGGAGGAGATAGAGCAGCAATCCAAGCAGCAAGTACAGAAGAAAACGAGTATGTTCTCTATGTTCAAGAGCTTGGTTGGCAGCAAATCTCTAAAGCAGGATGACATGTTGCCTGTTTTGGAGAAGCTAAAGGATCATCTGATCACTAAGAATGTCGCCGCGGATATCGCGCAGAAGTTATGCGATTCTGTCGGCACTAAACTAGAAGGGAAGATACTCGGCACCTTTGATAGTGTGACAAACACCGTGAAGGCCACCCTAACAGACGCTCTGGTACAAATATTGTCGCCCAAGAGGAGAATCGATATTCTACGAGATGCTTTAGAAGCGAAGAAAAGTAACAAGCCTTACGTGATGACCTTCTGCGGTGTCAATGGGGTTGGCAAGTCGACAAATCTGGCAAAAATCTGTTTCTGGTTAATAGAGAACAATTTTCGCGTACTGATAGCTGCATGTGATACATTCCG aGCTGGTGCTGTCGAACAATTGAGAACGCACATGCGACATCTGAACGCTCTACATCCACCAGAGAAACATGGAAATCAGTCGATGGTGCAGCTGTATGAAAAAGGTTACGGTAAGGATGCCGCGGGTATTGCCATGGAAGCGATACGCTTTGCGAAGGATTCCAGGATCGACGTTGTATTGGTCGATACTGCTGGCAGAATGCAAGATAACGAACCGTTGATGCGAGCTCTGGCAAAGCTGATTAAAGTAAACGAGCCAGACTTGGTATTATTTGTCGGGGAAGCTCTCGTTGGTAATGAGGCTGTGGATCAATTGGTGAAATTCAATCAGGCTTTGGCAGATTATAGTCAATCCGCCAATCCTCATATCATCGATGGTATTGTGTTGACGAAATTTGATACAATTGATGATAAG GTCGGCGCAGCTATCACAATGACATACATCACTGGTCAACCTATTGTTTTTGTTGGAACCGGCCAAACTTACACCGATCTAAAATCATTGAATGCCAAAGCAGTGGTACATGCtttgatgaaataa
- the LOC105836127 gene encoding uncharacterized protein LOC105836127, translating into MSQETHRPMKYPYTLGAKIAQFPYKYYLQHSWMYKYLLIGALASVPIFYKIQKLSYNPENVAKWNKIHQEMFHGPPGPHH; encoded by the exons ATGTCGCAAGAAACACATCGACCCATGAAATATCCATACACCTTAGGTGCAAAAATCGCCCAGTttccatataaatattacctGCAGCACAGTTggatgtataaatatttgctaaTTGGCGCACTCGCATCAGTacctatattttataaaattcaaaaattat CATATAATCCAGAGAATGTTGCAAAATGGAATAAGATCCATCAAGAAATGTTCCATGGACCTCCGGGACCCCATCATTAA